The sequence AGAAGTCCAGCATTTCCGGTGTCCTGCCAAACACTTTTTTAGCCCCTTCAGCAAAGGGCTTTTCCACATAGTAGCCAAGTGGGATCCCTTTCCATTGGGAGGAAATCCGCTCAAATTCCCCTACGGCAAATGCCACCAAATACGGGGCTGAAGGCTGGCTCATCTTCCAGTGATCCCTGCGCATCCCATTGCCTAGCTGCTCCTGACCCACCAATTCACCATTGCTAACGGTGGTGAATTTTTCTTCCACAGTGAGCTTCAAGTCATGGGTGGCACGCTCATTTGGTGCATCGATGGTCGGAAACCATTTGGAATTGTGATCGGTTTCCCCCTGTGTCCATATTTGTGTCGGCAGGGATGCTTCCCCCGTTGGATTGATAAAATAAAGTCCCTGGGTATCGGTGATCGCCTGGCTTCCTTCGCCACTATTCCTACTGGGATGGGCCGTGTAGCGGATGTTTATCAAAATGGTATCCGCTGTCGTAAGGGTAGTTGGAAATTGTATTTCTATCTGCTGCGAATCATACCTAAACTCCAGCTGCTGCCGGGAATCATCCATGCTGACTTCGTGCAGGTCAAAATCCTGCGCATCGAGCACCAGACGGTCTTGGGGATAGCCATAGGGCTTGAGCGTTAAATTCGCTTCTCCGAAGACTAGTTTTTTTTCCTTATCAAAGCGCACGTCAAGAGAAGTATGGAGCAAATCAAAGGTTCTCTCAGGAGTAGCCCTATAATTTTTTATGGCTGCCTCCTGCGCTGCTACCAACCGCCGGACATCCTCGGAATCATTCTCTTCAGTCACAGCTAACGACTGCTTACTGGCTGGAGGCGGGGTATTCTTTTGGACGCTACAAGCTCCCAAAAGCATCCCTGCCAAGAAAAAAGGAAAAGAGAATTTTATATTCATAAAGGCCAATTAAAGATAAATTGTATATTTAAAGTCAAAACAGCACAAATGTACTCAGTTACTGTAAACGAAAAAAACTTTAGTATCGAGCAGGATGGTGGAGACTTTTTGATTAACGGCACCATCATGGACTGGGAAATAAACCCGATAGATAACCGCCATTTTCAAATTATCAAAGGCCAAAAATCCTATGTGGTGGAGCTGGTAAAGCTGGATGCTGCCAAAAAAGAGTTGACCTTAAAAATCAACAACAAGTCCGCTGAGGTCAAGATCCAGGATAAATTTGACCTCCTGTTGGAAAAGCTGGGCATGAACGGGCAGGCCAATGCCAAACTCACCTCGATCACCGCCCCAATGCCAGGACTGATCCTGGAAATCAATGTCCAAGAAGGGGATACGGTCGAAAAGGACCAACCAATGGTAATTTTGGAAGCCATGAAAATGGAGAACATCATTAAATCTCCCGGAGACGGCATCGTGAAAAAAATACTA comes from Echinicola vietnamensis DSM 17526 and encodes:
- a CDS encoding biotin/lipoyl-containing protein, with the protein product MYSVTVNEKNFSIEQDGGDFLINGTIMDWEINPIDNRHFQIIKGQKSYVVELVKLDAAKKELTLKINNKSAEVKIQDKFDLLLEKLGMNGQANAKLTSITAPMPGLILEINVQEGDTVEKDQPMVILEAMKMENIIKSPGDGIVKKILVTTGESVEKKQILIQF